A window of the Arachis duranensis cultivar V14167 chromosome 5, aradu.V14167.gnm2.J7QH, whole genome shotgun sequence genome harbors these coding sequences:
- the LOC107487555 gene encoding uncharacterized protein LOC107487555, which yields MPNLTTNYSKKPPRPNRICFSFAAYAAALMDRLKSSNIIVSDGLSDAEFSQLESKFNITFPPDLRAILHHGLPISPGFPNWRSSSDQQLQILLNLPTSSILRQVSKTGFWHPSWGPETSDPTRATSSAWHILNQAPQLIPIYRHCYIPASPNVAGNPVFYVDHGGDLRLLSFDVAGFFEKAEFMSEWEGEQDEPVWAAKSARRIRFWSEMAEEVVEGELANKWWWRRFEGEIGGCMEGAVWKLRDGGWREEEIRDMMMVMDDGGDHGEEEEKKVNVRVKDMEGMTWQARVLSLVLLRAGWSREDVVDSLGLVGDKGMEVVVPILSTDTRKHHSQLTSHNNNALNNILST from the coding sequence CCAACATCATCGTCTCCGATGGCCTCTCCGATGCTGAATTCTCGCAACTCGAATCAAAATTCAACATCACCTTTCCGCCGGACCTCCGCGCCATCCTCCACCACGGCCTCCCGATCTCGCCGGGCTTCCCAAACTGGCGCTCCTCCTCCGATCAGCAGCTCCAGATCCTCCTCAACCTCCCAACCTCCTCCATCCTCCGTCAGGTCTCAAAAACCGGATTCTGGCACCCTTCCTGGGGGCCCGAGACCAGTGACCCGACCCGGGCCACCAGCTCCGCGTGGCACATCTTGAACCAGGCTCCGCAGCTCATACCTATTTACCGGCATTGCTACATCCCTGCGTCGCCGAATGTAGCCGGAAATCCCGTCTTTTACGTCGATCACGGCGGCGATCTTAGGTTGTTGAGTTTCGACGTGGCGGGATTCTTCGAGAAGGCGGAGTTCATGTCGGAGTGGGAAGGGGAACAGGATGAGCCGGTTTGGGCGGCCAAGAGTGCGAGGAGAATAAGGTTTTGGTCGGAGATGGCGGAAGAGGTGGTGGAGGGGGAATTGGCAAACAAGTGGTGGTGGAGAAGGTTTGAAGGGGAGATTGGAGGGTGCATGGAAGGGGCGGTGTGGAAGCTGAGAGACGGAGGGTGGAGGGAGGAGGAGATTCGCGACATGATGATGGTCATGGACGACGGTGgtgatcatggagaggaagaagagaagaaggtgAATGTGAGGGTGAAGGACATGGAGGGGATGACGTGGCAGGCGAGGGTGCTGTCTTTGGTGCTTCTGCGTGCGGGTTGGAGCAGGGAAGATGTGGTGGACTCTCTTGGTTTGGTCGGCGATAAAGGGATGGAAGTCGTGGTTCCAATTCTATCAACAGATACAAGAAAGCATCACTCACAACTCACAAGTCACAATAACAATGCCTTAAACAACATTCTTTCAACTTAA